The genomic region CATCACCCGGACCAATAAACGGAATGTCCCCAGAATAATTCCCGGTCACTCCAGTGCGAGGAGTTTTCCCTGTATCCAATTTACCGATCTCTATGAGGCGCACCCATTTCCACGTTTTTGGGATATCAAAAGGAATTTCATCTACGGTTATTGGCTCAAATTCTTTTGTCTTTTTCTTTCGTCCTGCATCTCTGCCTCTCATTTCCGACTGAACTTCGTAGTAGAGTGCCTCTGCTGTTCCATCTTTCTTGTCTTGTGGCACGAGCCTGCCGGATACAGCGAGAGTAAGAAGTGCACCTTCGAGTTCCTTGAGATCGGCAGTAGTCTTTACAAGTTCTACGAGGTGTTCAAAAGCAACCCTTGGTTCACCCTTACCGAGTGACTGCATGGCACTAAGGGCAAGACGAGACCTTGTCTCATCGCGCTCTCGTTTCTTTGCTTCGAGCTCGTCGAGTTGCTTCATCACTTCCTCAACCTTTTTTATTATACGTTTCTGCTCTGCGGGTGGTGGAAGCGGAAACGGGATTAGATTAATAGTTGCAAGAGAGAGGTTCGCAATGTTAGTCACCTGCTTCGCATCTTTGAAGAATCTTGCACGAGCAAAATCAGATGAAAAAACCATTTGAAAATATTCTGGAAAAATCAAGTAAGGACGGAATACGCTTAGAAAACCTCCGAAGGAGTACTTCTCTTCTAAATTGCCTACGAGGCAAGACTTTCCAACCAGTTCTCTGCTGTTTGCCATCGATACGACTATATCGCCTTTCTTTAAATATTGATTTTTATTCCTAACATGTTTCTCTGGCACGTACAAAAGATTGCTCAAATCCAGAGTATCTTGTACGTTTCCGCTTCGTAACACCGGTATATAACCTTCCTCGAACTCCTTTGACTTATCTCCTCCCGGAAAGGTGATTCCACGGACTGAAAAAAACGTCTCTTGAAATCGAACCCATTTCCAAGAACTCGGGATTACAAATGGCACTTCTTCCTCTTTAATCTCTTGAGATTCTCCCACCCATTTCTTTTGACGTGTTGCCTCCATTGCAATTTTCAAACGCTCAGTCTGAATCTGCGCGTAAAATTCTTTAGCTGTACCCTCGTTGGCAACTTGTGGAACCAATTTTCCAGACACAGCAAGAGTAAGAACCGCCTTTCGCAGTCTCGCTACACCGTCGGGTACTTCTATAAAGTCGTCGATATTCTCGGCGACAACTTTAACATCATTTGGGGTCATGGTGCGAAAGAGCGTCAGTGATGACTGCGCGGATTTGTGCGAGTACTTCCTTTACCTCCTTTTGCTTTGTGCGATAAGTCGTCAATAGCATCTCCGGTGACTCGAGTACATCAACAGGCGTGCGTGGGTTCTTGATATCAAGGTTGTAGTTACGCTTTACTATCTCATCGATAGAAACCTTCCATGCATGATCGTTTTCCTCGCGGTTGTTCCACCACTTCTCCTCGACCTCAAACTCTTCTACGCGGATAGGGTTCGTCATTGAGTAGGCCTTCTGACCATCAGGGAATGGGTGCTCGTAGTACCACACTTCCTTTGTCGGTTCTCCTTTGGTGAAGAAAAGCAGGTTTGTTGCAATACTGGTGTAAGGCGCAAAGACACTCTTCGGCAAACGCACGATAGTGTGGAGGTCGCACTCTTCGAGCAATGCTTTCTTTAACCCGGTTTTCATCCCTTCGCCAAAGAGGGTGCCATCGGGGAGGACTAACCCAGCACGACCATTCTTCTTGAGCAAACGCATAATAAGCACCAAGAAGAGATCCGCTGTCTCACGTGTCTGAAACTCCTTGGGGAAGTTTGATTCGATACCCGGCTCTTCTGTGCCTCCAAACGGCGGGTTGGTTACGATGCAGGTTACTTTGTCGGTGTCCGTATAGTCACGTATTGGCTTCTCAAGCGTATTCCCGCGACGCATGGTCACAGGCTCTTCAATGCCGTGAAGCATCATATTCGTAATGAGTAACATAAACGGAAGAGGCTTCTTTTCTACGCCGTGAATACTTTGCTGAATCCTTTGTTCGTCTTTCACTGACTTTACTTGCTTACGCATGTGTTCCAGTGCATGTACCAAGAATCCACCAGTCCCCACGGCGGGGTCGAGTACTGACTCTCCGACTTTAGGGTCAACCATTTCCACGATGAACTGCGTCACTGCGCGAGGGGTGTACATCTCTCCGAAATTACCTGCACTCTGAAGACTCTTAAGGAGTCGTTCGTATATCTCATTGAAAGCGTGGCGGTCTTTAGAGGCGTTGAAGTCGATCTCATTTACCTTGTTGATGACCTGCTTCAGGAGCGTACCCTTACGCATGAAGTTGTAAACATCCTGAAATGCCATGCGCGTAAGTTCTGTGCGTTTGTTGCCACTCTCTGGGAGTTCTCGAAGTCCGGGTAAGAGATCATTGTTCACAAACTCAATGAGCTTGTCGCCGGTCATTCCATCGAGAGGACCCGCCCAAGTACGCCACTGGTACTTTTTTGGCAGAGTTGGCACGAACTTCTCCTTGCGGATCTCGAGTGCCTTATCCTCGTCATCGAGGATTTTCAAATAGATGAGCCACACCATCTGCGAGAGACGTGTTGCGTCACCGTCAACGCCAATATCTTGGCGCATGATATCTTGAATTGCTTTAATTGTTGCTGGAGTAAACATAATTTATTGTGCGTACACTACATCAAGCAACTCATCGACCATTTTGAAGTACCCATCCTTGCCACCAAAAAAAGACACGATTTCATAGTCCGTTCCAATCGAGCGCAAGGGCTCCAGAGTGAGGATACGAACACTTTCTATGTCTTTGAGCGTGACATCAGTGTACTTTGCAAGAAGTGCTTCAATTACTTCACGAGCCTTCCCACTATACTTATCGAGATAATTTGAACGACGAACAGCTTCAATCCGTTCGTTCTTTTTCATCATTTTTTTGTCGTAGGCAACATGCATGATGAGATCAAATAAATCAAATTCTGCACCTACTTGCTTTTGCAACTCTTCGAGCGGAATACCACTTTCATCTATTTCATCAACGATTGCTTGGCGGCGTTCTGCGGACTGCCAAGCAGTAAAGAAGCTATCAAGTGTCGGATAGTGAGTGAGGATATTTTTACGTGTAAA from Patescibacteria group bacterium harbors:
- a CDS encoding restriction endonuclease subunit S, coding for MTPNDVKVVAENIDDFIEVPDGVARLRKAVLTLAVSGKLVPQVANEGTAKEFYAQIQTERLKIAMEATRQKKWVGESQEIKEEEVPFVIPSSWKWVRFQETFFSVRGITFPGGDKSKEFEEGYIPVLRSGNVQDTLDLSNLLYVPEKHVRNKNQYLKKGDIVVSMANSRELVGKSCLVGNLEEKYSFGGFLSVFRPYLIFPEYFQMVFSSDFARARFFKDAKQVTNIANLSLATINLIPFPLPPPAEQKRIIKKVEEVMKQLDELEAKKRERDETRSRLALSAMQSLGKGEPRVAFEHLVELVKTTADLKELEGALLTLAVSGRLVPQDKKDGTAEALYYEVQSEMRGRDAGRKKKTKEFEPITVDEIPFDIPKTWKWVRLIEIGKLDTGKTPRTGVTGNYSGDIPFIGPGDVQNGKINSYSKLITKQGAAESKYLHPGDVLMVCIGGTIGKAALVSGIHTFNQQINKITPCLVDSTFLFSAFRSGYFQKLVWSKASGGATPIVNLTRWSSCVVPLPPLAEQKRIVKKVEEVMAFIEKLQARIV
- a CDS encoding N-6 DNA methylase; the encoded protein is MFTPATIKAIQDIMRQDIGVDGDATRLSQMVWLIYLKILDDEDKALEIRKEKFVPTLPKKYQWRTWAGPLDGMTGDKLIEFVNNDLLPGLRELPESGNKRTELTRMAFQDVYNFMRKGTLLKQVINKVNEIDFNASKDRHAFNEIYERLLKSLQSAGNFGEMYTPRAVTQFIVEMVDPKVGESVLDPAVGTGGFLVHALEHMRKQVKSVKDEQRIQQSIHGVEKKPLPFMLLITNMMLHGIEEPVTMRRGNTLEKPIRDYTDTDKVTCIVTNPPFGGTEEPGIESNFPKEFQTRETADLFLVLIMRLLKKNGRAGLVLPDGTLFGEGMKTGLKKALLEECDLHTIVRLPKSVFAPYTSIATNLLFFTKGEPTKEVWYYEHPFPDGQKAYSMTNPIRVEEFEVEEKWWNNREENDHAWKVSIDEIVKRNYNLDIKNPRTPVDVLESPEMLLTTYRTKQKEVKEVLAQIRAVITDALSHHDPK